A stretch of DNA from Anaerolineales bacterium:
CAAGCTGGGGGCCTCGCAGCCGTTCAGCGCCTCCAGACAGCGCTGCACGAACCAGCGCTGGTACGCCCGAGGATAGGCGCTCCAGGTCCCGCCGAGGATCAGCAGCTCGACCTTCTCCGTCGGGTGCCCGATGGCTTCTAGCGCCTGCAGCCGGGCGGTCACTTGATCCCAGGGCTCGAAGGCATGCTGCAGGGCGCGCATGGCTCCCGGCTCGTCAGGCAGGTACGACTTGGGCATACGGGAATCCGTCGGGCAAAACAGGCACTCGCCGGGACAGGCGTAGGGCGCCGTCAGGACCGTGATCGTCGTCACACCCGACAGCGTGCGCACCGGCTTCATGCGGATCTGCGCCAGCAACTGCGGCGCCGCAGGCCATTCTCCCCGCTCGACCAGCTGGTGATAGACATGC
This window harbors:
- a CDS encoding tRNA uridine(34) 5-carboxymethylaminomethyl modification radical SAM/GNAT enzyme Elp3; translated protein: MSEDRTGAGSAAQARERAWLAARRYSPAQVALARQVLTQIRGGMPLERAVRAHPQADGGYLPKHLLVHVYHQLVERGEWPAAPQLLAQIRMKPVRTLSGVTTITVLTAPYACPGECLFCPTDSRMPKSYLPDEPGAMRALQHAFEPWDQVTARLQALEAIGHPTEKVELLILGGTWSAYPRAYQRWFVQRCLEALNGCEAPSL